The Oncorhynchus tshawytscha isolate Ot180627B linkage group LG20, Otsh_v2.0, whole genome shotgun sequence genome has a window encoding:
- the grin1a gene encoding glutamate receptor ionotropic, NMDA 1a isoform X4, whose product MRLFLLAVFLSCSCARGGCEPKIVNIGAVLSQKRYEQVFKDAVTQANQIYGRDKFKLTAISVTHKPNAIQMALSVCEDLISNQVYAILVSHPPQSNDHLTPTPVSYTAGFYRIPVVGLTTRMSIYSDKSIHLSFLRTVPPYSHQAHVWFDMMREFRWNHIILIVSDDHEGRAAQKRLETLLEERETKNKKRNYENLDQLSYDNKRGPKAEKVLQFSQETNLTALLLEAKELEARVIILSASEEDAAAVYKAARFLNMTGSGYVWLVGEREMSGKALSEAPDGLIGLQLINGKNESAHINDAVAVVAQSIQELFEKENITEPPRGCVGNTNIWKTGPLFKRVLMSSKYPEGLTGRVEFNDDGDRKYAHYSILNYQKSRLIQVGIYNGTQVVMNNQRKIIWPGGETEKPRGFQMSTRLKIVTIHQEPFVYVKPTEQDGTCKEEKTLNGVADIKKVICTGPNETIPGRPIVPQCCYGFCIDLLIKLAGTMNFTYEVHLVADGKFGTQERVNNSNKKEWNGMMGELLGGLADMIVAPLTINNERAQYIEFSKPFKYQGLTILVKKEIPRSTLDSFMQPFQSTLWLLVGLSVHVVAVMLYLLDRFSPFGRFKVNSEEEEEDALTLSSAMWFSWGVLLNSGIGEGAPRSFSARILGMVWAGFAMIIVASYTANLAAFLVLDRPEERITGINDPRLRNPSDKFIYATVKQSSVDIYFRRQVELSTMYRHMEKHNYESAAEAIQAVRDNKLHAFIWDSAVLEFEASQKCDLVTTGELFFRSGFGIGMRKDSPWKQNVSLAILSSHENGFMEDLDKTWVRYQECDSRSNAPATLTFENMAGVFMLVAGGIAAGIFLIFIEIAYKRHKDARRKQMQLAFAAVNVWRKNLQDSKEASGSQAVGASMTPSLPSSSLETQDQYPPTDITGQLNLSDPSVSTVV is encoded by the exons GTGTATGCCATCCTGGTGAGTCATCCTCCCCAGTCCAATGACCACCTCACCCCCACGCCTGTGTCATACACCGCAGGCTTCTACCGCATCCCTGTGGTGGGCCTCACCACGCGCATGTCCATCTACTCCGACAAG AGTATCCACTTGTCCTTTCTGCGGACTGTCCCCCCGTACTCCCACCAGGCTCACGTGTGGTTCGACATGATGCGAGAGTTTCGATGGAACCACATCATCCTGATTGTCAGCGATGACCACGAGGGGCGGGCCGCGCAGAAGAGACTGGAGACCCTACTGGAGGAGAGGGAAACAAAG AATAAAAAAAGGAACTATGAAAACCTCGACCAACTGTCCTATGACAACAAGCGAGGACCTAAG GCAGAGAAAGTCCTCCAGTTCAGCCAGGAGACTAACTTAACTGCTCTGCTTCTGGAGGCCAAAGAGCTGGAGGCTCGTGTCATCATCCTCTCCGCCAG TGAAGAGGACGCTGCTGCAGTTTACAAGGCTGCCCGTTTCCTCAACATGACGGGCTCGGGTTACGTGTGGCTGGTGGGAGAGCGGGAGATGTCGGGTAAAGCCCTGAGTGAGGCACCAGATG GTCTCATCGGCCTCCAGCTCATCAACGGCAAGAACGAGTCGGCCCACATCAACGACGCAGTGGCAGTGGTGGCTCAGTCCATCCAGGAGCTGTTTGAGAAGGAGAACATCACGGAGCCGCCCAGAGGCTGTGTGGGAAACACCAACATCTGGAAGACCGGGCCCCTCTTCAAAAG GGTTCTGATGTCATCAAAGTACCCAGAGGGCCTCACTGGACGTGTGGAGTTCAATGACGATGGCGACAGGAAGTACGCTCACTACAGCATTCTCAACTACCAGAAGAGTCGACTCATTCAAGTCGGGATTTACAATGGAACACAG GTGGTGATGAATAATCAGAGGAAGATCATCTGgccggggggagagacagagaaaccgcGGGGCTTTCAGATGTCCACGAGACTAAAG ATAGTGACCATACACCAGGAGCCCTTTGTGTATGTGAAACCCACTGAGCAGGATGGAACCTGCAAGGAGGAAAAAACCTTAAATGGAGTGGCAGATATTAAAAAGGTGATCTGCACTGGACCAAATGAGACCATCCCAG GACGTCCAATTGTACCTCAATGTTGTTATGGATTCTGTATCGATCTACTTATCAAGTTGGCCGGAACCATGAACTTTACCTATGAGGTGCACCTGGTGGCTGATGGGAAATTTGGAACACAGGAGCGG GTGAACAACAGCAACAAGAAAGAGTGGAATGGCATGATGGGAGAGCTCCTGGGGGGTCTGGCAGATATGATTGTTGCCCCGCTGACGATAAACAACGAACGAGCCCAGTACATCGAATTCTCCAAACCTTTTAAGTACCAAGGCCTAACCATCCTCGTTAAAAAG gaaaTCCCTCGCAGTACACTGGACTCGTTCATGCAGCCGTTTCAGAGCACACTGTGGCTGCTGGTGGGTCTTTCGGTGCATGTGGTGGCGGTGATGCTTTACCTACTAGACCGGTTCAG cccGTTTGGGAGGTTTAAAGTAAacagtgaagaagaagaagaagacgccCTCACCTTGTCGTCAGCCATGTGGTTCTCCTGGGGAGTGTTGCTTAACTCCGGTATTGGGGAAG GCGCGCCGCGCAGCTTCTCAGCGAGAATCTTGGGCATGGTGTGGGCCGGCTTTGCCATGATCATAGTGGCATCGTATACTGCCAACCTGGCTGCCTTCCTGGTGCTGGACCGGCCTGAGGAGCGCATCACCGGCATCAACGACCCGAGG CTGAGGAACCCATCAGACAAGTTCATCTACGCCACTGTGAAGCAGAGCTCTGTGGACATCTACTTCCGGCGGCAGGTGGAGCTTAGCACCATGTACCGCCACATGGAGAAGCACAACTACGAGAGTGCCGCTGAGGCTATCCAGGCCGTGCGCGACAA CAAGCTGCATGCTTTCATCTGGGACTCTGCGGTGCTGGAGTTTGAAGCCTCGCAGAAGTGCGACCTGGTGACCACGGGAGAGCTGTTTTTCCGTTCGGGCTTTGGCATAGGCATGCGCAAGGACAGCCCCTGGAAACAGAATGTGTCCCTGGCCATTCTCAG TTCCCATGAGAATGGATTCATGGAAGATCTAGATAAAACCTGGGTGAGATACCAGGAGTGTGACTCACGGAGCAATGCCCCAGCCACACTCACCTTTGAGAACATGGCAG gagtGTTCATGCTGGTGGCTGGAGGCATAGCAGCAGGGATCTTCCTCATCTTTATTGAGATCGCCTACAAGCGACACAAAGACGCCCGAAGGAAGCAGATGCAGCTGGCCTTTGCGGCCGTCAACGTCTGGAGGAAGAACCTGCAG gacagtaaggaggcctctGGGAGCCAAGCTGTGGGCGCATCGATGACTCCATCGTTA CCCTCTTCCTCTCTAGAGACTCAGGAT cagtaCCCACCCACCGACATCACGGGCCAGCTCAACTTGTCCGACCCATCTGTCAGCACAGTGGTgtga
- the grin1a gene encoding glutamate receptor ionotropic, NMDA 1a isoform X5: MRLFLLAVFLSCSCARGGCEPKIVNIGAVLSQKRYEQVFKDAVTQANQIYGRDKFKLTAISVTHKPNAIQMALSVCEDLISNQVYAILVSHPPQSNDHLTPTPVSYTAGFYRIPVVGLTTRMSIYSDKSIHLSFLRTVPPYSHQAHVWFDMMREFRWNHIILIVSDDHEGRAAQKRLETLLEERETKNKKRNYENLDQLSYDNKRGPKAEKVLQFSQETNLTALLLEAKELEARVIILSASEEDAAAVYKAARFLNMTGSGYVWLVGEREMSGKALSEAPDGLIGLQLINGKNESAHINDAVAVVAQSIQELFEKENITEPPRGCVGNTNIWKTGPLFKRVLMSSKYPEGLTGRVEFNDDGDRKYAHYSILNYQKSRLIQVGIYNGTQVVMNNQRKIIWPGGETEKPRGFQMSTRLKIVTIHQEPFVYVKPTEQDGTCKEEKTLNGVADIKKVICTGPNETIPGRPIVPQCCYGFCIDLLIKLAGTMNFTYEVHLVADGKFGTQERVNNSNKKEWNGMMGELLGGLADMIVAPLTINNERAQYIEFSKPFKYQGLTILVKKEIPRSTLDSFMQPFQSTLWLLVGLSVHVVAVMLYLLDRFSPFGRFKVNSEEEEEDALTLSSAMWFSWGVLLNSGIGEGAPRSFSARILGMVWAGFAMIIVASYTANLAAFLVLDRPEERITGINDPRLRNPSDKFIYATVKQSSVDIYFRRQVELSTMYRHMEKHNYESAAEAIQAVRDNKLHAFIWDSAVLEFEASQKCDLVTTGELFFRSGFGIGMRKDSPWKQNVSLAILSSHENGFMEDLDKTWVRYQECDSRSNAPATLTFENMAGVFMLVAGGIAAGIFLIFIEIAYKRHKDARRKQMQLAFAAVNVWRKNLQPSSSLETQDQYPPTDITGQLNLSDPSVSTVV; encoded by the exons GTGTATGCCATCCTGGTGAGTCATCCTCCCCAGTCCAATGACCACCTCACCCCCACGCCTGTGTCATACACCGCAGGCTTCTACCGCATCCCTGTGGTGGGCCTCACCACGCGCATGTCCATCTACTCCGACAAG AGTATCCACTTGTCCTTTCTGCGGACTGTCCCCCCGTACTCCCACCAGGCTCACGTGTGGTTCGACATGATGCGAGAGTTTCGATGGAACCACATCATCCTGATTGTCAGCGATGACCACGAGGGGCGGGCCGCGCAGAAGAGACTGGAGACCCTACTGGAGGAGAGGGAAACAAAG AATAAAAAAAGGAACTATGAAAACCTCGACCAACTGTCCTATGACAACAAGCGAGGACCTAAG GCAGAGAAAGTCCTCCAGTTCAGCCAGGAGACTAACTTAACTGCTCTGCTTCTGGAGGCCAAAGAGCTGGAGGCTCGTGTCATCATCCTCTCCGCCAG TGAAGAGGACGCTGCTGCAGTTTACAAGGCTGCCCGTTTCCTCAACATGACGGGCTCGGGTTACGTGTGGCTGGTGGGAGAGCGGGAGATGTCGGGTAAAGCCCTGAGTGAGGCACCAGATG GTCTCATCGGCCTCCAGCTCATCAACGGCAAGAACGAGTCGGCCCACATCAACGACGCAGTGGCAGTGGTGGCTCAGTCCATCCAGGAGCTGTTTGAGAAGGAGAACATCACGGAGCCGCCCAGAGGCTGTGTGGGAAACACCAACATCTGGAAGACCGGGCCCCTCTTCAAAAG GGTTCTGATGTCATCAAAGTACCCAGAGGGCCTCACTGGACGTGTGGAGTTCAATGACGATGGCGACAGGAAGTACGCTCACTACAGCATTCTCAACTACCAGAAGAGTCGACTCATTCAAGTCGGGATTTACAATGGAACACAG GTGGTGATGAATAATCAGAGGAAGATCATCTGgccggggggagagacagagaaaccgcGGGGCTTTCAGATGTCCACGAGACTAAAG ATAGTGACCATACACCAGGAGCCCTTTGTGTATGTGAAACCCACTGAGCAGGATGGAACCTGCAAGGAGGAAAAAACCTTAAATGGAGTGGCAGATATTAAAAAGGTGATCTGCACTGGACCAAATGAGACCATCCCAG GACGTCCAATTGTACCTCAATGTTGTTATGGATTCTGTATCGATCTACTTATCAAGTTGGCCGGAACCATGAACTTTACCTATGAGGTGCACCTGGTGGCTGATGGGAAATTTGGAACACAGGAGCGG GTGAACAACAGCAACAAGAAAGAGTGGAATGGCATGATGGGAGAGCTCCTGGGGGGTCTGGCAGATATGATTGTTGCCCCGCTGACGATAAACAACGAACGAGCCCAGTACATCGAATTCTCCAAACCTTTTAAGTACCAAGGCCTAACCATCCTCGTTAAAAAG gaaaTCCCTCGCAGTACACTGGACTCGTTCATGCAGCCGTTTCAGAGCACACTGTGGCTGCTGGTGGGTCTTTCGGTGCATGTGGTGGCGGTGATGCTTTACCTACTAGACCGGTTCAG cccGTTTGGGAGGTTTAAAGTAAacagtgaagaagaagaagaagacgccCTCACCTTGTCGTCAGCCATGTGGTTCTCCTGGGGAGTGTTGCTTAACTCCGGTATTGGGGAAG GCGCGCCGCGCAGCTTCTCAGCGAGAATCTTGGGCATGGTGTGGGCCGGCTTTGCCATGATCATAGTGGCATCGTATACTGCCAACCTGGCTGCCTTCCTGGTGCTGGACCGGCCTGAGGAGCGCATCACCGGCATCAACGACCCGAGG CTGAGGAACCCATCAGACAAGTTCATCTACGCCACTGTGAAGCAGAGCTCTGTGGACATCTACTTCCGGCGGCAGGTGGAGCTTAGCACCATGTACCGCCACATGGAGAAGCACAACTACGAGAGTGCCGCTGAGGCTATCCAGGCCGTGCGCGACAA CAAGCTGCATGCTTTCATCTGGGACTCTGCGGTGCTGGAGTTTGAAGCCTCGCAGAAGTGCGACCTGGTGACCACGGGAGAGCTGTTTTTCCGTTCGGGCTTTGGCATAGGCATGCGCAAGGACAGCCCCTGGAAACAGAATGTGTCCCTGGCCATTCTCAG TTCCCATGAGAATGGATTCATGGAAGATCTAGATAAAACCTGGGTGAGATACCAGGAGTGTGACTCACGGAGCAATGCCCCAGCCACACTCACCTTTGAGAACATGGCAG gagtGTTCATGCTGGTGGCTGGAGGCATAGCAGCAGGGATCTTCCTCATCTTTATTGAGATCGCCTACAAGCGACACAAAGACGCCCGAAGGAAGCAGATGCAGCTGGCCTTTGCGGCCGTCAACGTCTGGAGGAAGAACCTGCAG CCCTCTTCCTCTCTAGAGACTCAGGAT cagtaCCCACCCACCGACATCACGGGCCAGCTCAACTTGTCCGACCCATCTGTCAGCACAGTGGTgtga
- the grin1a gene encoding glutamate receptor ionotropic, NMDA 1a isoform X3 has translation MRLFLLAVFLSCSCARGGCEPKIVNIGAVLSQKRYEQVFKDAVTQANQIYGRDKFKLTAISVTHKPNAIQMALSVCEDLISNQVYAILVSHPPQSNDHLTPTPVSYTAGFYRIPVVGLTTRMSIYSDKSIHLSFLRTVPPYSHQAHVWFDMMREFRWNHIILIVSDDHEGRAAQKRLETLLEERETKAEKVLQFSQETNLTALLLEAKELEARVIILSASEEDAAAVYKAARFLNMTGSGYVWLVGEREMSGKALSEAPDGLIGLQLINGKNESAHINDAVAVVAQSIQELFEKENITEPPRGCVGNTNIWKTGPLFKRVLMSSKYPEGLTGRVEFNDDGDRKYAHYSILNYQKSRLIQVGIYNGTQVVMNNQRKIIWPGGETEKPRGFQMSTRLKIVTIHQEPFVYVKPTEQDGTCKEEKTLNGVADIKKVICTGPNETIPGRPIVPQCCYGFCIDLLIKLAGTMNFTYEVHLVADGKFGTQERVNNSNKKEWNGMMGELLGGLADMIVAPLTINNERAQYIEFSKPFKYQGLTILVKKEIPRSTLDSFMQPFQSTLWLLVGLSVHVVAVMLYLLDRFSPFGRFKVNSEEEEEDALTLSSAMWFSWGVLLNSGIGEGAPRSFSARILGMVWAGFAMIIVASYTANLAAFLVLDRPEERITGINDPRLRNPSDKFIYATVKQSSVDIYFRRQVELSTMYRHMEKHNYESAAEAIQAVRDNKLHAFIWDSAVLEFEASQKCDLVTTGELFFRSGFGIGMRKDSPWKQNVSLAILSSHENGFMEDLDKTWVRYQECDSRSNAPATLTFENMAGVFMLVAGGIAAGIFLIFIEIAYKRHKDARRKQMQLAFAAVNVWRKNLQDSKEASGSQAVGASMTPSLPSSSLETQDDRKSGRAEPPDPKKKASFRSISTSLASSIKRRRSSKDTQYPPTDITGQLNLSDPSVSTVV, from the exons GTGTATGCCATCCTGGTGAGTCATCCTCCCCAGTCCAATGACCACCTCACCCCCACGCCTGTGTCATACACCGCAGGCTTCTACCGCATCCCTGTGGTGGGCCTCACCACGCGCATGTCCATCTACTCCGACAAG AGTATCCACTTGTCCTTTCTGCGGACTGTCCCCCCGTACTCCCACCAGGCTCACGTGTGGTTCGACATGATGCGAGAGTTTCGATGGAACCACATCATCCTGATTGTCAGCGATGACCACGAGGGGCGGGCCGCGCAGAAGAGACTGGAGACCCTACTGGAGGAGAGGGAAACAAAG GCAGAGAAAGTCCTCCAGTTCAGCCAGGAGACTAACTTAACTGCTCTGCTTCTGGAGGCCAAAGAGCTGGAGGCTCGTGTCATCATCCTCTCCGCCAG TGAAGAGGACGCTGCTGCAGTTTACAAGGCTGCCCGTTTCCTCAACATGACGGGCTCGGGTTACGTGTGGCTGGTGGGAGAGCGGGAGATGTCGGGTAAAGCCCTGAGTGAGGCACCAGATG GTCTCATCGGCCTCCAGCTCATCAACGGCAAGAACGAGTCGGCCCACATCAACGACGCAGTGGCAGTGGTGGCTCAGTCCATCCAGGAGCTGTTTGAGAAGGAGAACATCACGGAGCCGCCCAGAGGCTGTGTGGGAAACACCAACATCTGGAAGACCGGGCCCCTCTTCAAAAG GGTTCTGATGTCATCAAAGTACCCAGAGGGCCTCACTGGACGTGTGGAGTTCAATGACGATGGCGACAGGAAGTACGCTCACTACAGCATTCTCAACTACCAGAAGAGTCGACTCATTCAAGTCGGGATTTACAATGGAACACAG GTGGTGATGAATAATCAGAGGAAGATCATCTGgccggggggagagacagagaaaccgcGGGGCTTTCAGATGTCCACGAGACTAAAG ATAGTGACCATACACCAGGAGCCCTTTGTGTATGTGAAACCCACTGAGCAGGATGGAACCTGCAAGGAGGAAAAAACCTTAAATGGAGTGGCAGATATTAAAAAGGTGATCTGCACTGGACCAAATGAGACCATCCCAG GACGTCCAATTGTACCTCAATGTTGTTATGGATTCTGTATCGATCTACTTATCAAGTTGGCCGGAACCATGAACTTTACCTATGAGGTGCACCTGGTGGCTGATGGGAAATTTGGAACACAGGAGCGG GTGAACAACAGCAACAAGAAAGAGTGGAATGGCATGATGGGAGAGCTCCTGGGGGGTCTGGCAGATATGATTGTTGCCCCGCTGACGATAAACAACGAACGAGCCCAGTACATCGAATTCTCCAAACCTTTTAAGTACCAAGGCCTAACCATCCTCGTTAAAAAG gaaaTCCCTCGCAGTACACTGGACTCGTTCATGCAGCCGTTTCAGAGCACACTGTGGCTGCTGGTGGGTCTTTCGGTGCATGTGGTGGCGGTGATGCTTTACCTACTAGACCGGTTCAG cccGTTTGGGAGGTTTAAAGTAAacagtgaagaagaagaagaagacgccCTCACCTTGTCGTCAGCCATGTGGTTCTCCTGGGGAGTGTTGCTTAACTCCGGTATTGGGGAAG GCGCGCCGCGCAGCTTCTCAGCGAGAATCTTGGGCATGGTGTGGGCCGGCTTTGCCATGATCATAGTGGCATCGTATACTGCCAACCTGGCTGCCTTCCTGGTGCTGGACCGGCCTGAGGAGCGCATCACCGGCATCAACGACCCGAGG CTGAGGAACCCATCAGACAAGTTCATCTACGCCACTGTGAAGCAGAGCTCTGTGGACATCTACTTCCGGCGGCAGGTGGAGCTTAGCACCATGTACCGCCACATGGAGAAGCACAACTACGAGAGTGCCGCTGAGGCTATCCAGGCCGTGCGCGACAA CAAGCTGCATGCTTTCATCTGGGACTCTGCGGTGCTGGAGTTTGAAGCCTCGCAGAAGTGCGACCTGGTGACCACGGGAGAGCTGTTTTTCCGTTCGGGCTTTGGCATAGGCATGCGCAAGGACAGCCCCTGGAAACAGAATGTGTCCCTGGCCATTCTCAG TTCCCATGAGAATGGATTCATGGAAGATCTAGATAAAACCTGGGTGAGATACCAGGAGTGTGACTCACGGAGCAATGCCCCAGCCACACTCACCTTTGAGAACATGGCAG gagtGTTCATGCTGGTGGCTGGAGGCATAGCAGCAGGGATCTTCCTCATCTTTATTGAGATCGCCTACAAGCGACACAAAGACGCCCGAAGGAAGCAGATGCAGCTGGCCTTTGCGGCCGTCAACGTCTGGAGGAAGAACCTGCAG gacagtaaggaggcctctGGGAGCCAAGCTGTGGGCGCATCGATGACTCCATCGTTA CCCTCTTCCTCTCTAGAGACTCAGGAT GATAGGAAAAGTGGTAGAGCAGAGCCCCCCGACCCCAAAAAGAAAGCCTCTTTTAGGTCCATCAGTACCTCCCTGGCCTCCAGCATCAAGAGACGTAGGTCGTCCAAAGACACG cagtaCCCACCCACCGACATCACGGGCCAGCTCAACTTGTCCGACCCATCTGTCAGCACAGTGGTgtga